The Lentisphaera araneosa HTCC2155 genome includes the window CAGTGTGGTCGATGGCTGGACCTTTACCGATACGATTAGCTTTGACTCTTATAATGAAGGACCGAACTGATTTCACAAATTGAAAAATACAAAGAACGATTCGGTTATTATCCCGAATCAACACATGCTGACAAAATCTACCGAAACAAAGAAAATCGAGCACATTGTAAAAAGCATGGGATAAGGATAAGTGGTCCCAGTCTTGGAAGGCCTCCCAAAGATGAAAAATTACGTAAAGAACAAAAGGATATACAACGCCAAGATGAAGCTATAAGAAACCAAGTAGAAGGCTGTTTTGGTGTAGCCAAAAGACGCTATAAACTCGATCGCATTTTCACGAAAATTAAAGCGTCGTCTGAAACACTTATTGCTTTAATATTCATGGTGATGAACTTGGACAAGGCATTAGCCTTTTTATCACTTTTTGGCCAATATTATAAGCAGCTATTAGAACATTTTCTTAACTTTATAAGTCTCATTAGCCAGGGTGAGCATCTCAAAAGACGAGTCATTCAGTAAGGCCTATCTATTTAATTACTTGGATTACTATAGGAGCACCGCATTCAATGCGGAACCTATCTCCTAAAGTAATTTAACCACAGATCAAAAAGTCAAAAGAAATCTAACCACAAAAAATCACAAAACAGCACAGAAATAAATTAGTTTTAAATTATCCAATCGCGGACTCGTCTAACTTGTCAAGTCCTGAAAAATAGTTGTCACTTTTGTTTATGTTAATTGACTAATATTTATGCACATTGTGTTTCATGAACAACACTTGGAAATGAATATTCCAAAGCTGTATGAGGGCGACAATTATTGTATAAGTAAATAGCCTGCTTAATTGCTTTTTTAGCATCTTTAAAGTTCTTAAATGTTTCGCGTAAATGATATTCATACTTCAGTATTCCGTTGACTCTTTCAGCTTTTGAATTTTCATAGCAATGGTTTTCTTCAGTCATACTGACAGGAAGATTTCTATTCGTCAAGATTTCAATGTAATCGTGACAGCAGTACTGAGAGCCTCTGTCAGAGTGGTGGATGGGACGAGAACCTTTAGGCAGGTCTTTTAAAGCCATTTTCAAAGCCTTGATACATCCTACAGCCTCTAAGTTCTCTCCAACATTATACGCAATGATTTTTCTAGAATATGCATCCGTAATCAAGGCTAAATAAACAAAACTATTAGCTACTCTGATATACGTAATATCACATACCCAAACCTGATTAGGGGAAGTTAAATTTATATTTTTGATGAGGTTTTTATAAATTTTAAAACGATGTCTAGAATCGGTTGTGCGACAGTACTTCCTCTTCCTTTTGATTAATAGTCGTTCTTCACGAGCTATATCGAACAAGCGATCTCGTCCTACTTTTATAGAATTCTCTTTGAAGTCATCTGCTAATAG containing:
- a CDS encoding IS3 family transposase: LLADDFKENSIKVGRDRLFDIAREERLLIKRKRKYCRTTDSRHRFKIYKNLIKNINLTSPNQVWVCDITYIRVANSFVYLALITDAYSRKIIAYNVGENLEAVGCIKALKMALKDLPKGSRPIHHSDRGSQYCCHDYIEILTNRNLPVSMTEENHCYENSKAERVNGILKYEYHLRETFKNFKDAKKAIKQAIYLYNNCRPHTALEYSFPSVVHETQCA